The Gemmatimonadaceae bacterium genomic sequence CGCCGTTAGGCACCGCCACCTTCACCGCGTATACCTGCGTGGTTCGCTCGTCGCGCGTCTGGATCGGCGTCGGCGTGAACTCGGCCGACGCCGCGATCCACGTGATGCGTCCGGGCACGAGGCGTAGCGAGTCACCACCGGCGTCGACCCGCACCTGCACCGCCTCACCGAGCGCGAGCTGCGCCAACTGCCCGCCGCTCACGTAGGCACGCAGCACCAGCGTGTCGAGCGCCGCCATCTTGAAGAGCGGCGTCCCCACCTGCACGAACTCGCCGGGCTCGACAAAGCGCGCGAGGACGGTCCCAGCCAAGGGCGCGACAATGCGGCTGCGGCGGATCTTCTCGTCGATGGAGGCCACTTGCGCCTCGATCGACGCCACGTCGCGTGCGATGGTCGCGCGTGTTGCCGACGTCCCTTGCAGCTGCTCGCGCAGGACCTTCGCGTCGCGCTCGGCGCGGTCGCCCTGCTGCGCCGTCGCGGCCTTGGCGGCCAGCAGGCGCTGCGTGCGCTCCAGCTCGCGATCGGCGATGACGCGCTGCGTCTCGAGCGTGGCGGCGTTGGCGTCGACCTCGCGGAGCCGGGAGCGCGAGGCGTCGCGGCGCGCCAGCAGCTCGGCGCGCTGCAGCGACAGCGTCACCGTGTCGACGAGGCCGACGTCTGCCTGGGCGTCGAGGCGCGCTCCCTCTTCGGCCGACAGCCGCAACACCCGCCCGCTCGCTTCGGAGGAGACGGTCACTTCCGTCGCCTCGAAGTTGCCGTAGGCGTCGGCAGCGTCCTGCTGGCACGCCCCCGCGACGAGGAGGGCACCCACTGCAATCACGTGAAGTCGGGACATGACGGACTATGGCTGGAGGGAACGCGGGGCCAGGCCCAGCGTGGTGAGATAGCGGGCCTGCGCCTGGGCCAGCTCGGCGCGGTGCCGTTGCAGTTGCAACGTGGCTTCGACGACGTCGGTGCGCGTCTCCACATACTCCGCGCCGGTGATGGCCCCCTCATTGAACTGCGCGCGCGCCTGCACCTCGATCGACTGGCGCAGGGTGACGAGCTGCGCATCGCTCGCCAGGGCATCTCGCACCCGTTGCATGTCGGCCAGGTCGGACTCCACGGCGCGCGCAAGCTGCTCGGCGAGGGCGCGTTCCTCGGTGGTCACGATGCGCTGTTGCAGCCGCAGCCCCTCGGCGGCGCGTTGGGCGCCACGCCACGTCCACGGACGCCACTCCACACGCACCCCCGCCATCCAGAAGCCGTCGGGATCGGTGCGGAACTGGTTGAGGCCGGGGCGTCCCACCCCTCCCTGCCCAAAGGCGAGGACGCGCGGGCGGTTCTCGACATTCGTCAGCGCCGCCTCGCGGTCGATGCGTTCGCGCGTGCGCGCGAACTGCGCGAACTCGGGGCGTGCGCGCAAGGCGTCGACCCGCCCCTCGCTTCGCGTGCGGTCCACGTCGGCGGCGTAGTCGGGAAGGGCGAGAATCGTACCGTCGGCGATCGTGCGTCCGGTGAGCCGCTCCAGGACGGCGACCGACGCGCGCCGCGCGGACAGCGCCTCGTCGCGCGCCATGCGAGAGCGCAACTGCTCGGCCACGATGGCCGACGTGTCGCGCGGGAGCGCCGCACCATTGATCACGCGCGCGCGCGCCAGTTGCAACCGCGCATCGAGGTCGCCCAGCAGCGCGTCGAACTCCTGCGCCCGCTCCTGCAACAGGTACGCCGAGAAGAAGGCGCCATTCACCTCGCCGCGCAGCCGGTACAGCGTCGCATCGACCGCAGCCGCCGACTCCGCCACGCGTGCGCGCTCCACCGACTGGCGCGCCGCGATCGAGCCACCGTCGTACAGCAGCTGGCTCACGTCGAGCGTGGTCTGCCAGCGGTCCTTGGGCAGGACCGGCATTGTCGCGTTGGGGAGCTTGAGCAGGAGCTGCGTCACGTCGCTCTGGTGCGACGCACTGCCGTTCAGCGCCAATTGCGGGCGTCGCTCCATGTCCAGCGTGGTGAGGCGGAGCGCGCTGGCGTCGCGCAGCAGCTCGCGCTGGCCGGCGCGCGGGTCGCGCTGCACGGCGGCGTCCTGCAGGGCCGAGAGCTGCAACGTGTCGGGCGCCTGCGCCGCGAGTGCGTGCGGCGCCGTGGACGAGAGCGCCGTGGCCACGAGCAGCGCGGCCCAGCGCCGCGCCGCGTGCGAGCGGAATGAACGGGAGATACTCACGGGCGTAGCGACGCGAGGATGAGTGAGGGGAGGAGCCGGCGCCGCTCCTCGACAAAGGCGGGAAAGCGCCGATCGTCGAGCCGGAGCATGGCCGTGAGCATCGGTCGCGCCATGAAGGGAAAGACCAGCAGCGCCATCAGGTTGACGACAAACACTTCGACGCTGATGGGGCGCATGCGTCCTGCGGCGGCCTCGGCGTCGAGTTGCTGTCGCAGCGCCTCCAGCGGCGGTCGGCCGCGCGCGGTCATGAGCGTGGGCAGTCGATCGGGCTCGGTGTACATCTCCGAGACCACATAGCCGGCGAGGTACGGGCGCGCGGAGTGGAAATCGGTCTGCTCCTGCACCAGGGCGTGGATCTTGTCGTGGAGCGAAATCGCCGGATCGCCGAGCAGGGAGAAAAGCCTCGGCATGAAGTCAGCGATGGCCTGCGCGAAGACGGCGTCGGCGAGCGTCGCCTTGGTACTGAAGTAGTAGTGGAGGAGCGCCTTGTTGACGCCAGCCTCGCGGGCGATGTCGGCGGTGCGCGCCTTGGCGGTTCCCTGCGCCAGGAAGACGCGATGCGCGGCGGCGAGAATGCGTTCGCGCGTCTCGAGGTCGGCGAGCGCCGCGTTTGATCCGTTACGCGCCGCGTTCGAGCCGCTGCGCGCCACGTTCGAGCTGCTGCGCGCGGGCGTCGCGCGAGTCCTCTTCGGTGCCGCTGCCTGCCGACGAGCCATGTCAACCTTCTGGTTTAACCACGCGGTTAAGTCTGGCGGCCGTGCGGTCGGCGCGCAAGGGGGCGCTGGCACGACGGAGCCCATCCTCGGGATGCGCGGCCTGCAGAAACTCCATCGCCCGGCGCATCGCATCGGGAACGAGCGCGTCGTCGAGCGAGTGGTCGCCTCCGGGAATCACGACCAGGGCGTGCGGCGCGCCGAGGCGAGAGAGCACGGTGTCCACGCGCCACGCCTCCTCCACCGGGACCACGTCGTCAACGGCGCCATGCAGGAGGAGCGTGGGCGGCATGCGGCGCAGCGCCGGCGCGAGCGCGGGAAAGAGCCCCCCCGAGAGCACGACCAGGCGTCGCACGCGCGCGTCCTCGTCACCGAGCGCGAGCGCCAGGAAGCCGCCGAGCGAGACACCGAACGCATCGATGCGCGACGAGTCGACCGCCGCATCGCCGCGCACGAAGGTCACGGCATCGCGCAGCGTCGCGGTCCATTCCGGATAGGTGCGATTCTCGTACGCGTCGTCGGTGCGCGCGTCGCCGGTGCGGTCGAAGTAGTGGATCACATAGGCGACGTAGCCCTGCTCGGCGAAGGCGTCGGCCCACGTGCGCACCGTCGCGCCGCTGCGCCCCAGGACTCCAGCGCTGGAATGCAGGACGAGAATCGCCGGATGATGCCGGCGTCGCGCCAGGTGCAACAGTCCGCCCGCGTCGGGAGCGAAGCGCTCCACGGCGATATGCCGTCCGCCACTCGTGAACCCCGTGTCGATTCGCGTGACGTGCGGCGATGGCTCCCACCCCCAGCGCCCCATCCCTCCCACCGTCTCGATGATCGCTCCGCACCCAGCGACGCCGGCCACCAACGCGAGCGCCGCCCAGCGCCGCCACGCCGCGCGCGGCTCCGCTGGTCGCGAAACACCGCGCGCGTCGTGTGCGTCGCGCGCGTCGCGTGCGTCGCGTGCGTCGCACGCGAATCGGACAATGGCTTTCAGCGGCAGTGAATGCATCGTATCGCGTGCAACGGCGTCACGTCGTCTCACGATCTTCCTGCATGAGACCAACGATCACCCCTTTCGTTCGGGGCGGGAGCGCCAGCGCGTGCCTAAGCCTTCGCAAAGGTCGGCCGCGCGTGCCACTCGCCCGCCATGCGCGTTCGACCTGCGCGTTCGACCTGCGCGTTCGACCCGCGCGTTCGACCCGCGCGTTCGACCTGCGCGTTCGACCCGCGCGTTCGACCTGCGCGTTCGACCCGCGCGCAACCCGCAAGCTCGCCTCATGGCGATTCGCACATCGCGATTCCCTCGACTGTCAAGCCGTTGTCGGCGCGCCGCCGACCGTTCACCTTGCGCGCTCCCTCGGTGACCTGCGCAGCGAGGGAGCGCGAGCAGACCACCGCTTGCGGCTGAGCTCGGCCCAGCACGCAGTCCGACATCCTCCCGATTCCAATGGCAGCGACCACCGCTCCCGCCATCATCGCCCGCGTCGCCAAAGACCTCTCGCTCAACCTCGGTCAGGTCGAGCGTACCCTCGCCCTCTTCGACGAAGGCAATACCCTTCCCTTCATCGCGCGCTATCGCAAGGAAGTCACCGGCGGCCTCGACGAGGTGCAACTCCGCGACGTTCGCGAGCGCTCGGACTACCTCGCCGAGCTCGAGGAGCGACGCGCCGCCATCCTCAAGAGCATCGACGAACAGGGCAAGCTCGACGACGTCCTGCGCACACAGATCAACGGCGCCGAGACCAAGCAGGCGCTGGAGGACCTCTACCTTCCCTTCAAGCCCAAGCGCCGCACACGCGCCATGATCGCCCGCGAGCGCGCTCTCGCCCCACTCGCCGAGCAGCTGTGGAGCGGCGCCCTCGACGACGCCGGGGCGCTGGATGCCGCCAGTGCCTATGTGAGCCAGGAGCGCGAGGTGCCGGACGTCGACGCCGCGCTCCTCGGTGCGCGCGACATTCTCGCCGAGCAGGTGGCCGAGGATGCGACGGTGCGTGGTTGGGTGCGTGAGATGACGCGCGCGCAGGGAGTCGTGAAGAGCACCGTGCAGCCGGGCAAGGCGAGCGATGCCTCGAAGTTCAAGGACTATTTCGACTACAGCGAATCGTTAGGGACCATCCCCTCGCACCGGATGCTCGCCATCAGGCGCGGCGAGGCGGAGGAGGAGTTGCTGTGGCGCATCGTGGCCCCGGTGGATGCGATCGTCACCCGGCTCACGCGCGACATCCTCGACGGCCGCCGCGCCACACAGCAGCTCACGCTCGTGGCCAGCGACGCGTACAAGCGATTGCTCGCCACCGCCATCGAGGTCGAGTTGCGCCTCGAGCTCAAGTCGCGCGCCGACGACGAGGCCATCACGATCTTCGGGCGCAACCTGCAGCAGCTCCTCCTCGCTTCACCGGCTGGTGAGCGGCGCGTGATTGGCCTCGACCCGGGTTTCCGCACGGGGGTCAAGGTCGCGGTAGTGACCGCGACCGGCGCACTCGTTCACACCGACACGCTCTATCTCCACCAGGAGGACCGGTTTGCCGGGGCGATTCGCGCGATGGTTGCGCGCTTTGCGCCGGAACTCATCGCCATCGGCAACGGGACGGCGTCGCGCGAAACGGAGACGTTGACCAAGGCCGCGCTGCGCGAGCTCGATCCGCCGCGCCCACAAGTGGTGGTGGTGAACGAGGCCGGCGCGTCGGTGTACTCCGCCTCCGACCTGGCGCGGGGCGAGTTCCCCGAGCTCGACGTCTCGCTGCGCGGCGCCGTCTCCATCGCCCGCCGGCTGCAAGATCCGCTCGCCGAGCTGGTGAAGATCGATCCCAAGTCCATCGGCGTGGGACAGTACCAGCACGACGTGAACCAGCCGCGCCTCAAGTCGCGCCTCGACGAGGTGGTGGCCTCGTGCGTGAACCGTGTGGGCGTCGAGGTGAACACGGCGTCTGCGGCGCTCCTCGCGTACGTCTCCGGGATCGGCCCGTCGCTCGCCCAGTCCATCGTGGCACTGCGCGACCAGCGCGGCGGGCTCAAGTCGAGGGGCGAGCTGCGCGAGGTGCCGCGCCTCGGCGCCAAGGCGTTCGAGCAGGCGGCGGGGTTCCTGCGCGTGCGCGGCGGCGTGCACCCGCTCGATGCCAGCGCCGTGCACCCCGAACGCTACGCCCTCGTCGAGCGCATGGCCTCCGACCTTGGTGCCGACGTCGCCACGCTCATCGGGAACGAGTCGCTGCTGGGGACCATCGAGTTGCCGCGCTACGTGTCCGACGACGTGGGGCTCCCGACGCTGCGCGACATCATGGATGAGTTGCGCAAGCCGGGACGCGATCCACGCGACGCCTTCGAGCCCCCCGCCTTTCGCGACGACATCCAGAAGCCCGAAGATCTCGTGGCGGGGATGGTGCTCGAGGGAGTGGTGACGAACATCGTCGCCTTTGGCTGCTTCGTCGACATCGGCGTGCACCAGGACGGGCTCGTACACGTGAGCCAGCTCGCCGACCGGTACGTGAAGGACCCCAACGACGTGGTGAAGGTTGGGCAGAAAGTGAAGGTGACCGTGCAGTCGGTGGACCTTGCGCGCGGCCGCATCGCGCTGACGATGCGGAGCGATGGACGGCCGGCGGCGCACGGCGGGGGAAAGCCTCCCGCTGCCGGGAGACGCGATACCCCACCCGCCAAGCCGGCGGCCGCTCCCGGCAAGCCGGCGACGATTCCCGGCAAGCCGGTGACGATTCCCGGCAAGGGGCACGTGGCACCGAACGGCATGCGCTTCAAGTGAGCGCGCGAGCGTGGCGAGGGTGAGGGCACCTTGGCGTGTGGCCGGGTATCAGTCACGATTGATGGTGCCTGGCCACCCCACACCCCATCTCGATGCGGTTCCTACGCCTCCCATCCTCGTTCGCCGCGCTGCTCACCGTCACGGCGTTTGCCTCCGTCGCGTGCCTTGCGCCCGAGCGCGCCGGGGCGCAGTCGCTCAACGCGACCGTCGTGCTCCCCGGCTTTCGCGGTGTAGTCCGCATGGACACGGTGGCGCAGGGTCCAACGGCCGTGCGCGGGTCACCGGCGGCGGTCTTCACGGCACTGCGACGCGCGCTCGACTCGCTGGGCGTTGAAGCGTCCGTCGCCGACTCGGCAGCGGGGTTGGTGGGCAACCTCGGGCTCAAGGTCACCAAGCGATTTGCCGGCAAGCAGATGTCGACGTGGGTGGATTGCGGCATCGGGCACACCGGCCCCACCGCCAACGCCTACCGCGTGAACATGGCGATCCTCGCCGGCGTGGCGCCCAGCACTGACGGCGGATCGAACGTCCGCATCGCGGTCGCCGCGGGGGCGCAGGCGTACTCCGGCCCACTCGGCGACCCGATCGCCTGCGAGAGCACCGGCGCCATCGAGCGACGAGTCCTCGAACTGGTGCGCGCCGCGACGGGCGGGGCATGAGCCAGCCGCCGGCGTCCGTTGCGGCTGGCGGCGCGCACGACGGCGGCGCGCGGATCCGGCGCGCGGCACGCGCCGATGCGGCCGCCCTGGCCGCCCTCGCCGCGCGCACCTTCGACGAGACCTTTGGCGCCAGCAGCAGCGCCGAGGACCTGGCGTTGCACCTGGCGAAGTCGTACGGCGAGGCGCGGCAGCTCTCGGAGATCGAGGACCCGGCGTGGGACTCGCTCCTGGCCGAAGCCGGCGGGACGCTCGCCGGCTTCGCGCAGCTGCGCGTGGGGGGCACCCCCGACAGCGTGACGCAGCCGCATCCGGTGGAGTTGTACCGTTTCTACGTCGACCGTCCGTGGCACGGGCGCGGCGTGGCCCAGGTGCTGATGGCCGCCGTGGTGGAGGCGGCGCGAGATCGCCACGCCGACGCGATCTGGCTCAGCGTGTGGGAGCACAACCCGCGCGCCCAGGCCTTCTACGCCAAGTGCGGCTTTGCCAAGGCGGGCGAGAAGGACTTCGTCGTCGGGACCGACGTGCAGACGGACTGGGTGATGGTGTGCCCGCTGGCATCCGATCGGTAGCACGCACTCTTGCCGAGCGCCCCGGTTTGGCGTTCGATTCATCCATCGCCCACTTCACTCAATCGTCACGACCGTGCGCCTTCACCCGCTAGCCCTCGTCGTAGCCGCCGCCGCGATCGCCGTGGCCGCCCCGCGCGCCCACGCGCAGGTGCGCGTCCGCATCGGCATCATCGGTCACGACGGCCCCGTGGCCGTCGACTCGCTGGCGACCGCCATCTCCATCGCCGCGCCGCGCGCCGTGGTCTTTCACCAGGCGGCGCAGGTGTTCGCCGAACTCAAGGTGCAGGTCGACGCGCGCGACTCGGTGCGCGGCATGGTCGGCATCACCAGCTCGCCCAAGATGCGTCAGTTCGCGGGGCGTTCCATCTCGCGGTGGCTCAACTGCGGTTCCGGGATCACCGGCTCCAACGCCGACAACTGGCGGGTGTACATCACGGCCTACGCCTTCGTGGACGCCGCCGACTCCGCCACCACCACGTTGCGCCTGGCGATGGTGGGAGGTGCACAGGACGTGCAGGGGACGTCGACCGAACCCGTCGCCTGCGGGAGCACCGGCGGCTTCGAGACGATGTTCGCCGACCGGGTGAAGACGCGCATCGCGCAGGGGCTCCCGTGATCGCCTGACCAGGCGTGCATGATGCAAGAGGCGCCGGTGCGATTGGTTCGCGCCGGCGCCTCGTGCATCTTCGTGGTCGCGGTTCTGTGCGTTGCGTTGGGCCCGTTCAGCTCGCGCCGCCGCCGCGCATCCGCTCGATCGCGGCCGCCAGGTCGGGCTCGAAGCCGCTTCCGATCACCACGCCTCCGCCAGCCGCAATCACCTGTTCGGCGTGGGCAAGATCGTCCTCGCGCACCAGCGCCACGATCATCGAGGCTCCCATCTCCAGCCCGCTCCCAAGCTGGCGCAGCGTGTCGTCGGGAAAGCCGGCGTCGATGAAGTAGGCGGCCAGCCCCCCGGCCAGCGCTCCCACGACGGGACCGATCCCCGGGAGGACGATGGCCGCCAGGGCGCCAACCGCCGCACTCTTGCCGATCCCCCAGTCCTGCGTCTCGTGGAAGCCGACCTTGCCATCGGCCTCGCGCTCGATCAGCGCCACATTGCCGAGCCGCGCGCCAGCATTCTTGAGTTGGTCGAGCCCGCTCTTCGCGCCCCCCGCCGTGGGGTAGCGTGCGATGACGATCTTGCGGGAAACGGACGGCGGGGTGGGAACTGGGCTGCTCATGACAGGCTCCGGCGAGGATGATTCCTATATCGCACCTGCGCGCCATCCGTGCAACCGTCGGTGTCGTCGCGCATGGCGAGCGGAATGGAGCCGCGATAACGTTCGAACCTGCCGGCGCCACATGCGTTGACCTCGCCTGGCCACCCTCACCACGTCGATCATGCACCGATCGCACCTCGCCCTCGCCATGCTCCTCGCCGCCCCAAGCGCGCACGCCACCGTGCAGCCACGGTGGCAGGAGATCGGAAAGACGCGCACCGGGAACCCCGTCTATGTCGACGCGCGCACGGTGAAGAAGGGAAAGGATGGAATCGTCAACGCAACCATCCGCGTCGTGTACACCACGCCGGTCAAGTCACCCAAGGGCGAACTGACCGCCTCGCGCGCCGTGGCCATGTTCGACTGCGCGAAGATGACCTTCGCCACGAAGGAGAACGCCACATACATCGACGAGAAGAGCAACACCGTCTTCCAGCGCACGGTCAACAAGCAGCCGGGCTTTGGACCTGCCATTGCAGGCAACTTTGCCGACGTCGCATTGCAGCACCTGTGCAAGCCGTGATACGCGCGCCCGGCGCCGCTGCCTGACCGCACGCCGCCGCCTAACGGCGCGCCGGTAGCCTGACCGCGCGCCGGTGGCCTGACTGCGCGCCAGTAGCCTAACTGCGCGCCGCCGCGAAGAGCAGGACCACCGCCATCGCGCACCCCAGCCCGGTCTTGGCCGCGGCGGCCGCGATGCGCCCCAACAGCGCCCCCCATGCCACGCGCGTGGCGCTCCCGCGCGTCGACTCGGCGCGGGTGAGTTCGAGCAACAGCGCCCCCGCGAACGCCCCAATGAACGCGCCGATCACGCTCCCGATCACCGGGATCGGAATTCCCACCACCGCCCCCACCAAGCCGCCGGCAATCGCCCCCCACCCCGCGCGCGGCGATCCGCCGTAACGCTTCGTGTAGCGCGCGGCGAGGGTGAACTCGAGGACTTCGGCCACCAGCGCCAACGCCGCCGCCACGCCCAGCGCCACCGCACCGATCTGCGCCGCCGGGACGAGCCAGTCGTACAGCAGCGCCGCGCCGAGCATCAGCCAGAGCCCCGGAAGGCCGAGCGCGACCAGGAAGATCGACACGACGAAGACAGCGGCAAGGATGATGAGCGACATGGCCTAAAGGAAAGAAGAACGGCGCGGGTGTGGCGTCGACTGACACCACAACTCCGCGCCGAATCCCTACGGCAATGCATGCGCAACGGATTCGCCGCTCGCCGCGAGCGGCGGCCGGCGCCCGCCGAGTCCCCGCTCAGGCCACGGAGGCGACGCTCGCTTCCTTGAGCAGTTCGGAGACCAGCGCGACATCGGTAGGCGATGAGTCGAGCAACGGGAGGCGCACCGGGCCGCCGCGCAGCCCGACCTTCTCCATTGCCACCTTCACCCCCGGGATCCCCATGCGGCCGACGACTTCGAGCGCCAGCGGGGTGAGACGGCGCTGCGCCTCCGACGCTTCGGGCTCGAGCTTGACGGCGGCATGGCGCGCGACCTCGAGCGTGAGTTCGGTCGCGAAGAGGGCCACGGCGAGGATCCCTCCCACCACGCCCATTTCCAGCGCCTTGCGCCACGTCCCGCCATGCCCGGTAATGACGCCGAAGGTGGGCCCCTGCACCAGCAGGTACTTCGCCAGCGTGTCCAGGTCGCCTGACGAGTCCTTCATCCCGACGATGTTGTCATGCTCCGCCAGCCGCAACACGAGTTCCGGCTCGAGCCGGAAGTGCATGTACTTGGGGATGTTGTACAGCAGCACCGGGACCGGCGACTCGTCGGCAACGCGCGTGTAGTGCGCATGCAGCGCGGTGCTGGACATGGCGTTGCTGTAGTAGTGCGGTGCCACGACGAGGCAGGCGTTGGCGCCGCGTTCCGCCGCCTCCTTGCAGCGCCGGACGCAGGCCTTGGTCGACTCGGCCCCGGTGCCGACGATGAGCTGCTTGTCGGACGGGATGACCGAGCGTGCCATTTCCACGAGTCGCTGGCGCTCTCCTTCCTCGAGCAGCGCGGCCTCGCCCGTCGAGCCGGCCACGACCACGCCGTCCAGCCCGCCCGCGATGTGCGCCTTGAGGTTGGTGCCGAAGGCGTCGAGGTCGAGTTCGCCGCGACGGTCGAAGGTCGTGATGACCGGCCCAAAGATGCCCTTGATCGACGGGATCACTGCCACATCCCTCCGTTTGCGCTGAGGTTGAGGTCCCCGCCGAAGCCGTCGGCGGGGACGCTGAGGTCGTTGCTCCCCTTCTTGAAGTCCGACATTTGCAGCTGGAAGTCCGCCGGGCGCGTGGAGGCCGCCAGCGCCACGTCGAACGACACCAGCCCGGTGGTCACCATCTCCGCCAGGTGCTGGTCGAACGTCTGCATGCCGTACTGCACCCGCCCCTCGGCCATGTAGTCGCGGATCTCCCCAACGTTCTGCTGCAGGATGAGGTCGCGGATGGTGGGGGTGTTGATCATGATCTCGCAGGCCACGGCGCGCCCATGCCCGTCGGCGCGCGGCAGCAGCCGCTGCGAGATCACCGCATGCAGCGACTCCGCCAGGCGCAAGCGCACCACCTCCTGCTCCTCCGGCGGGAACATCGACACGATGCGCATGATCGTCGTCTGCGCGTCGGGCGTGTGCACCGTCGCCAGCAGCAAGTGCCCCGTCTCGGCCGCCTTCATCGCCGTGTCGATCGTCTCCGGGTCACGCAACTCGCCCAGGACGATCACGTCCGGGTCCTGCCGCAGTGCTGCCTTGAGCCCCTGCCGGAAATTCTCGGTGTCGACCCCGATCTCGCGCTGCGTGATC encodes the following:
- a CDS encoding TolC family protein encodes the protein MSISRSFRSHAARRWAALLVATALSSTAPHALAAQAPDTLQLSALQDAAVQRDPRAGQRELLRDASALRLTTLDMERRPQLALNGSASHQSDVTQLLLKLPNATMPVLPKDRWQTTLDVSQLLYDGGSIAARQSVERARVAESAAAVDATLYRLRGEVNGAFFSAYLLQERAQEFDALLGDLDARLQLARARVINGAALPRDTSAIVAEQLRSRMARDEALSARRASVAVLERLTGRTIADGTILALPDYAADVDRTRSEGRVDALRARPEFAQFARTRERIDREAALTNVENRPRVLAFGQGGVGRPGLNQFRTDPDGFWMAGVRVEWRPWTWRGAQRAAEGLRLQQRIVTTEERALAEQLARAVESDLADMQRVRDALASDAQLVTLRQSIEVQARAQFNEGAITGAEYVETRTDVVEATLQLQRHRAELAQAQARYLTTLGLAPRSLQP
- a CDS encoding PilT/PilU family type 4a pilus ATPase, which gives rise to MEKIIKAAVDRGASDLHIKAGDVFRARIDGKLVAMTKQALTPEQTRAIAMRLIANEKVKERIDSLLDYDCSWGAPGIGRFRVNILRQRSSFMIVMRVIPFKVPSISELALPPVLESIALAERGMVLVTGVTGSGKSSTLAGMISHINTNVEKHIVTLEEPIEFLHRDVRSSITQREIGVDTENFRQGLKAALRQDPDVIVLGELRDPETIDTAMKAAETGHLLLATVHTPDAQTTIMRIVSMFPPEEQEVVRLRLAESLHAVISQRLLPRADGHGRAVACEIMINTPTIRDLILQQNVGEIRDYMAEGRVQYGMQTFDQHLAEMVTTGLVSFDVALAASTRPADFQLQMSDFKKGSNDLSVPADGFGGDLNLSANGGMWQ
- a CDS encoding TetR/AcrR family transcriptional regulator, which produces MARSGSNAARNGSNAALADLETRERILAAAHRVFLAQGTAKARTADIAREAGVNKALLHYYFSTKATLADAVFAQAIADFMPRLFSLLGDPAISLHDKIHALVQEQTDFHSARPYLAGYVVSEMYTEPDRLPTLMTARGRPPLEALRQQLDAEAAAGRMRPISVEVFVVNLMALLVFPFMARPMLTAMLRLDDRRFPAFVEERRRLLPSLILASLRP
- a CDS encoding GNAT family N-acetyltransferase; the protein is MSQPPASVAAGGAHDGGARIRRAARADAAALAALAARTFDETFGASSSAEDLALHLAKSYGEARQLSEIEDPAWDSLLAEAGGTLAGFAQLRVGGTPDSVTQPHPVELYRFYVDRPWHGRGVAQVLMAAVVEAARDRHADAIWLSVWEHNPRAQAFYAKCGFAKAGEKDFVVGTDVQTDWVMVCPLASDR
- a CDS encoding dihydrodipicolinate synthase family protein, which translates into the protein MIPSIKGIFGPVITTFDRRGELDLDAFGTNLKAHIAGGLDGVVVAGSTGEAALLEEGERQRLVEMARSVIPSDKQLIVGTGAESTKACVRRCKEAAERGANACLVVAPHYYSNAMSSTALHAHYTRVADESPVPVLLYNIPKYMHFRLEPELVLRLAEHDNIVGMKDSSGDLDTLAKYLLVQGPTFGVITGHGGTWRKALEMGVVGGILAVALFATELTLEVARHAAVKLEPEASEAQRRLTPLALEVVGRMGIPGVKVAMEKVGLRGGPVRLPLLDSSPTDVALVSELLKEASVASVA
- a CDS encoding dienelactone hydrolase family protein; this translates as MHSLPLKAIVRFACDARDARDARDAHDARGVSRPAEPRAAWRRWAALALVAGVAGCGAIIETVGGMGRWGWEPSPHVTRIDTGFTSGGRHIAVERFAPDAGGLLHLARRRHHPAILVLHSSAGVLGRSGATVRTWADAFAEQGYVAYVIHYFDRTGDARTDDAYENRTYPEWTATLRDAVTFVRGDAAVDSSRIDAFGVSLGGFLALALGDEDARVRRLVVLSGGLFPALAPALRRMPPTLLLHGAVDDVVPVEEAWRVDTVLSRLGAPHALVVIPGGDHSLDDALVPDAMRRAMEFLQAAHPEDGLRRASAPLRADRTAARLNRVVKPEG
- a CDS encoding RNA-binding transcriptional accessory protein, which translates into the protein MAATTAPAIIARVAKDLSLNLGQVERTLALFDEGNTLPFIARYRKEVTGGLDEVQLRDVRERSDYLAELEERRAAILKSIDEQGKLDDVLRTQINGAETKQALEDLYLPFKPKRRTRAMIARERALAPLAEQLWSGALDDAGALDAASAYVSQEREVPDVDAALLGARDILAEQVAEDATVRGWVREMTRAQGVVKSTVQPGKASDASKFKDYFDYSESLGTIPSHRMLAIRRGEAEEELLWRIVAPVDAIVTRLTRDILDGRRATQQLTLVASDAYKRLLATAIEVELRLELKSRADDEAITIFGRNLQQLLLASPAGERRVIGLDPGFRTGVKVAVVTATGALVHTDTLYLHQEDRFAGAIRAMVARFAPELIAIGNGTASRETETLTKAALRELDPPRPQVVVVNEAGASVYSASDLARGEFPELDVSLRGAVSIARRLQDPLAELVKIDPKSIGVGQYQHDVNQPRLKSRLDEVVASCVNRVGVEVNTASAALLAYVSGIGPSLAQSIVALRDQRGGLKSRGELREVPRLGAKAFEQAAGFLRVRGGVHPLDASAVHPERYALVERMASDLGADVATLIGNESLLGTIELPRYVSDDVGLPTLRDIMDELRKPGRDPRDAFEPPAFRDDIQKPEDLVAGMVLEGVVTNIVAFGCFVDIGVHQDGLVHVSQLADRYVKDPNDVVKVGQKVKVTVQSVDLARGRIALTMRSDGRPAAHGGGKPPAAGRRDTPPAKPAAAPGKPATIPGKPVTIPGKGHVAPNGMRFK
- a CDS encoding DUF1269 domain-containing protein; amino-acid sequence: MSSPVPTPPSVSRKIVIARYPTAGGAKSGLDQLKNAGARLGNVALIEREADGKVGFHETQDWGIGKSAAVGALAAIVLPGIGPVVGALAGGLAAYFIDAGFPDDTLRQLGSGLEMGASMIVALVREDDLAHAEQVIAAGGGVVIGSGFEPDLAAAIERMRGGGAS
- a CDS encoding DUF456 domain-containing protein yields the protein MSLIILAAVFVVSIFLVALGLPGLWLMLGAALLYDWLVPAAQIGAVALGVAAALALVAEVLEFTLAARYTKRYGGSPRAGWGAIAGGLVGAVVGIPIPVIGSVIGAFIGAFAGALLLELTRAESTRGSATRVAWGALLGRIAAAAAKTGLGCAMAVVLLFAAARS
- a CDS encoding HlyD family efflux transporter periplasmic adaptor subunit yields the protein MSRLHVIAVGALLVAGACQQDAADAYGNFEATEVTVSSEASGRVLRLSAEEGARLDAQADVGLVDTVTLSLQRAELLARRDASRSRLREVDANAATLETQRVIADRELERTQRLLAAKAATAQQGDRAERDAKVLREQLQGTSATRATIARDVASIEAQVASIDEKIRRSRIVAPLAGTVLARFVEPGEFVQVGTPLFKMAALDTLVLRAYVSGGQLAQLALGEAVQVRVDAGGDSLRLVPGRITWIAASAEFTPTPIQTRDERTTQVYAVKVAVPNGDGRLRIGMPGEVVLAPVTATNAQGRDK